The stretch of DNA GTCTCGGCCACGCACCGGCGGCGGCAGCCGCCGCGATCACCGCGGCCGCCCGCGCCGACCTGTTCGACCTGCGGGAGCTCGCCGTACAAGCCGCCAGCGGCGGCAACCCGGTGATCCCGCTCGTCGCCGCCCTCCGAGCGGCGGTGCCGGCCGACGCCGCCTCCGTGCACCGCGGTGCCACCAGCCAGGACATCGTCGACACCGCGATGATGCTCGTGGCGGCCCGCGTCCTGCCGCTGATCACCGCCGACCTCCACGAGACGGCGGCCGCCCTCGCCGCGCTGGCCTCGGCACACCGCACCACCGCGATGCCGGGCCGCACCCTCACCCAGCACGCCGTACCCACCACCTTCGGCCTCAAAGCCGCCGGCTGGCGCAGCCTCGTGCTCGACGCAGCCGACCGGCTCGGCGCGCTGCGGCTGCCCGCCCAGCTCGGCGGCGCCGCCGGCACCCTCGCCGCATTCGCACCGCCGGCGCTGGACCTCCCCGCCGCGTACGCCGCCGAACTGGGGCTGGCCGCCCCCGACCTGCCGTGGCACACCCTGCGCACCCCGGTCGCCGACCTCGCCGCCGCGCTCTGCCTCACCGTCTGCGCGCTGGGCAAACTCGCCGCCGACGTGCTCGTCGGGTCCCGCACGGAGATCGGCGAACTCGCCGAAGGCACCGGCGGCGCCTCGTCGGCCATGCCCCACAAGGCGAACCCGGTCCGGGCCACGCTGATCGCCGCCGCCGCACGCCAGGCACCCGCCCTCAACGCCGTCGTGCAGGGCGGCGTCGCCGCCGAGGACGAACGTCCCGCCGGCGCCTGGCACGCCGAATGGCAGCCGCTGCGCGAACTGCTCCGGCTCGCCGCGAGCTCCGCCCACGCCGCCGGGGAACTGACCCGGCGCCTGCGCGTCTTCCCCGACCGGATGGCGGCGAACCTGCACCTGACCCGGGGACTGATCGCCAGCGAGCGGCTCGCCGCCCACATCGAACCGGTCCTCGGCCGCGAACCGGCACGGCGGCTGCTGGAAAGGGCTGCACGCCAGGCTGTGGACGACGGCACACCGCTCGTCCACCTCCTGCTCAGCGACCCGCTGCTCGCCGAACGCGTCGACCACGCCGCGCTGCGGTCCGCCGCCGGCCCCGCCACCTACATCGGGGCCGCCGCCGCGCTCGTCGACCGGGCTCTCATCAGGACATCCGCCACCCCGGCGACAACCGCCCACCACCCCGTGAGGGATCCGGCATGAACGGCCTGCCGCACTTCACCGTCGACGGCCCGGCCGACGCGCCGGCGCTCCTGCTCGGACCGTCGCTCGGCACCTCGCTCGCCGTCTGGAACGCGCAGGTGCCCGCGCTGGCCAGGGACTTCCGCGTCGTGCGCTGGGACCTGCCCGGGCACGGCGGCTCCCCCGCCGACCTGATCGGCTCCGGCGCCGCCGTCACCGGCCTCGCCCGCCTCGTCGTGGGCATCGCCGACCACCTCGGCATCGACCGGTTCACCCACCTCGGCATCTCCCTCGGCGGCGCCGTCGGCGCGAGCCTCGCCCTCGACCACCCCGACCGGATCGACTCGCTCGTCCTCGTCTGCTCCTCCGCCCGATTCGGCGAACCCGGCGGCTGGCACGACCGCGCCGCGCTCGTGCGCGCGCACGGAACCGCGACGCTGATCCAGGCGGCACGAAGCCGCTGGTTCACCAACGGCTTCGCCGATCCAGCGGCCGACCGGCTCATCGCGGACCTGTCAGCCGCCGACCCGGCTGCCTACGCCGCCTGCTGCGACGCCCTCGCCGCCTTCGACCTGCGTGCCGACCTGCACCGGATCACCGCGCCGACGCTCATCGTCGCCGGGCGCGACGACATCGCCACCCCGCCCGCGCACGCGCGCGCTCTCGCCGACGGCATCGCCGCCGCGACGCTCGTCGAGATCCCGCACGCAGCCCATCTCGCCCCCGTCGAGCAGCCCCGGGCGGTCGACGCCGCCCTGCGGGCCTTCCTCGGCCCACTCGGCTCCGCCACCACCGACGCCGAACGCCGCGCCAAGGGCATGTCGGTGCGGCGGGCGTGCCTGGGCGACGCACATGTGGACCGGGCGGTCGCGCGCACCACCGGGTTCACGGCCCCCTTCCAGGACTTCATCACCCGCTACGCCTGGGGCGAGATCTGGACGCGGCCCGGCCTCGAGCGGCGCAGCCGCTCGTGCGTCACCCTGACCGCGCTCGTCGCGGGCGGCCACCACGAGGAGTTGGCGCTGCACGTACGCGCCGCACTGCGCAACGGTCTCACGCCGGACGAGATCGGCGAGGTCATCCTGCACGCCGCCGTCTACGTGGGGGTACCGGCCGCCAACTCCGCCTTCGCCGTCGCCCAGCGGGTACTGGACGAGGAATCCGACATCCGTTGACGAGACAGTCGCCAGTCGCCGACGGCGGCTCGCGCGGCCCTGGCCGCCGTCGACCCGCCGACGACCTCGTGGCCGTCGCGGACACCCACCGCCAGTTCGGCCTCCACCGGGCATCGGCGCACGGACTCCCCCGTCGAGGAGCGGGTACCGACCGGTCCCACACCACCCGGCACCCGCTCCTCGCTATCGGATCACTGCCTGGTCCAGCGCTGGTTCGCGGCGCCGGTGCAGGTCCAGAGGATGACGGTGGTGCCGTTGGCCGTCGCGGCTCCGTTCACATCCAGGCAGAGACCGGAGCTGTTACCGCTGACGGTGCCGCTGGAGTTGAAGGTCCACTGCTGGTTGGTCTGGCCGTTGCAGTCCCACAGCTGGACCTTGCTGCCGGCCGTGGCTCCGGTGGGAGCGTCGAGGCACTTGCCGAGCGCCTGCAGTGACTGGCCGCTCGCGGTCCAGCGCTGGTTGGCCGCACCGTTGCAGTCCCAGATGATCGGCTGGGTGCCGTTGGCGGTGTTGCTCTGCGGGACGTCCAGGCAGCGGCCCGAGGCGGCGCTGACCAGGGCGGTCGTCGTCGACGGGGGCGGCGACACGATCGTTCCGCCGCTGACCCGGTAGAAGACCGTGCCGTGTGCCGGGACGCTGGCGGCGATCGAGCCGCTCGTCGTGCTGGTGGCATTGGTCCAGGCGTCGAGCAGCGTGAACGACGTACCGCTCTTCCCGACCGCCGCGGCGGTGGTCGAGACGGTCGTGGCGGCGCCGCCCTGGTTGAACAGCGCCACGGCGACGTCCCCGTTGGCGAGGCGCTTGGCCAGCACTCGTCGTGTCCCGTCGTTGCTCACCTGGGTCGCCTGCAGTCCCAGCGAGTCCTGGTTGACGGCGATCAGGTTCTGGTTCTTCAGGATCGTCTGCGTCGCCGACGACATCGAGCGCAGGTCGTTGCCCGCGATCAGCGGTGCGGCCAGGATCGCCCAGAGGGCGAAGTGGCTGCGCATCTCCGTGTCGGTCATGCCGCCGCGGCCCACCTCCATCATGTCCGGGTCGTTGAAGCCTCCCGGCCGTGCGTACGAGGCGAGGGGGACGGTGACGTTGACGATGTTCTGGACTCCCATGGGGTATCCGTTGGCCTGGCCGGTGTCCCAGGCGTTGGTGATGTCCTCCGTCGTACGCCACATGTTGGCGACGTCGCCCCAGTTGCGCTGCGGCCCGGTCTTGGCGTGGATGCTGTTGGGGTTGATGCTGTAGACGATCTGGCGGCCGGTGGCCGCGAGCGCGTCGCGCATCTTGGCGAAGGTCGTCACCTGCTGGTCGATCGAGCCGTTGGGCGAGCACCAGTCGTATTTGAGGAAGTCGACGCCCCAGGCCGCGAACTGGCGGGCGTCCTGTGCCTCGTGTCCCTGGCTGCCCGTCGCACCCGGGTAGCTGCCGAAGTACTGGGCGCACGTCTTGTCCACGGGGACCTGGTAGAGGCCGAACTTGAGGCCCTTGCCGTGCAGGTAGTCGCCGAGGGCCTTCATTCCGCTGGGAAACCTCGAGGGGTCGCCTTGGAGGTTGCCGGAGGAGTCCCGGTTGGGGTTGAACCAGCAGTCGTCCACGACGACGTACTGGTAGCCGAGATCACGCATGCCGGTGCTGACCATGGCGTCGGCCATCTGCCGGATGAGGGCCTCGTTGATGTTGCAGCCGAAGGTGTTCCAGGAGTTCCAGCCCATCGGCGGTGTGCGGGCGACGCCGTTGTCCAGGGCCTGGACCGCGGTGGCGTGCCAGGCGACGGCGGAGGCGGTCAGGAGGGCTGCGGCCAGGGCTGTGCCCCACCGCCATGTTCCGGATCGGTGTTTCATCGTCTTCTCCAGTCGTGAGGGATCGTCATCGGGTCAGGTGCGCAGGGCCCACTGCTGGTTGGTGCCGCCGTGGCACGCGTAGAGCTGGATCTTCGTGCCGTTGGCGGTGCCCGCCCCGACCGCGTCGAGGCACAGCCCCGACTGCACCCCGGAGATGGAGCCGTTGGCGTTGAGGTTCCACTGCTGGTTGGTGCCGCCGCTGCAGTCCCAGATGATCACAGCGGTGCCGTTGGCGGTGCCGTGGCCGCTGGCGTCCAGGCACTTGCCCACGACGGTCAGCTGCTTGGCCGGCGTGTACGTCCAGCGTTGCGAGGTGCCGCCCCAGCAGTCGTAGAGCTGGGTCTGCGTGCCGTTGGCGGTGGAGGCGTTGGGGTCGTCCAGGCACCGGTTCGACGCCGCCCCGGCGATCATGACGTTGGTGCGGCCTCCCGCCGAGCTGCTCGGTGACGGGCTCGACGGCGGCGCGCCGGTGTCCAGGCCGAGGAACGCCACGGCGTAGGCCAGCATCCCGGCCTGCGGCAGGGTGTGCCCGGTGCCGGAGATGCTCACCCCTTCGACGGTGGCCTGCGTGCCGGTGGTGCCGTAGCGGGTCCTGGTCCAGCTCGGCTGCGGGCTGTCAGTGGCGGCTGGTGTCTGGCTCAGGCCGTGGAGGTTCGTCCACTGTTTGATCTCTTCACCGAAGTTGGGGTAGGCCAGCGTGGTGTCGGTGGTTCCGTGCCACAGCTGGATGCGGGGTCGGCGTCCGGTGTAGCCCGGGTACATGGCCCGGGCCGTGTCGCCCCACTGCTGCGCGGTGCGGGTGATGGTGCCGCCGGAGCACTGGCTGTTCCACAGGCTGCCGTCGGTGGTGGCGAAGCAGCCGGCGGGTACGCCGGAGAACGCCGA from Allocatelliglobosispora scoriae encodes:
- a CDS encoding extracellular catalytic domain type 1 short-chain-length polyhydroxyalkanoate depolymerase — protein: MKRLLAAVCAAVLVSFALMAVTGRPASAATLTQVGGFGNNPTGLNMYVYAPDVTASRPALLVLVHYCGGSASGIFGGNGRDFVTAADRYGFVIVLPEATRSGHCFDVSTPAALRRDGGGDSTGIMSMVGWARSRYNADPARIVVSGFSSGAMMTNVLAAQYPDVFAAASAFSGVPAGCFATTDGSLWNSQCSGGTITRTAQQWGDTARAMYPGYTGRRPRIQLWHGTTDTTLAYPNFGEEIKQWTNLHGLSQTPAATDSPQPSWTRTRYGTTGTQATVEGVSISGTGHTLPQAGMLAYAVAFLGLDTGAPPSSPSPSSSAGGRTNVMIAGAASNRCLDDPNASTANGTQTQLYDCWGGTSQRWTYTPAKQLTVVGKCLDASGHGTANGTAVIIWDCSGGTNQQWNLNANGSISGVQSGLCLDAVGAGTANGTKIQLYACHGGTNQQWALRT
- the pcaDC gene encoding bifunctional 3-oxoadipate enol-lactonase/4-carboxymuconolactone decarboxylase PcaDC, with protein sequence MNGLPHFTVDGPADAPALLLGPSLGTSLAVWNAQVPALARDFRVVRWDLPGHGGSPADLIGSGAAVTGLARLVVGIADHLGIDRFTHLGISLGGAVGASLALDHPDRIDSLVLVCSSARFGEPGGWHDRAALVRAHGTATLIQAARSRWFTNGFADPAADRLIADLSAADPAAYAACCDALAAFDLRADLHRITAPTLIVAGRDDIATPPAHARALADGIAAATLVEIPHAAHLAPVEQPRAVDAALRAFLGPLGSATTDAERRAKGMSVRRACLGDAHVDRAVARTTGFTAPFQDFITRYAWGEIWTRPGLERRSRSCVTLTALVAGGHHEELALHVRAALRNGLTPDEIGEVILHAAVYVGVPAANSAFAVAQRVLDEESDIR
- a CDS encoding glycoside hydrolase family 27 protein, with translation MKHRSGTWRWGTALAAALLTASAVAWHATAVQALDNGVARTPPMGWNSWNTFGCNINEALIRQMADAMVSTGMRDLGYQYVVVDDCWFNPNRDSSGNLQGDPSRFPSGMKALGDYLHGKGLKFGLYQVPVDKTCAQYFGSYPGATGSQGHEAQDARQFAAWGVDFLKYDWCSPNGSIDQQVTTFAKMRDALAATGRQIVYSINPNSIHAKTGPQRNWGDVANMWRTTEDITNAWDTGQANGYPMGVQNIVNVTVPLASYARPGGFNDPDMMEVGRGGMTDTEMRSHFALWAILAAPLIAGNDLRSMSSATQTILKNQNLIAVNQDSLGLQATQVSNDGTRRVLAKRLANGDVAVALFNQGGAATTVSTTAAAVGKSGTSFTLLDAWTNATSTTSGSIAASVPAHGTVFYRVSGGTIVSPPPSTTTALVSAASGRCLDVPQSNTANGTQPIIWDCNGAANQRWTASGQSLQALGKCLDAPTGATAGSKVQLWDCNGQTNQQWTFNSSGTVSGNSSGLCLDVNGAATANGTTVILWTCTGAANQRWTRQ
- the pcaB gene encoding 3-carboxy-cis,cis-muconate cycloisomerase; this translates as MPSRDQVPDGADVGLLSPLSAGCPGAAATGDTALLQAMLDAEAALVRAQAGLGHAPAAAAAAITAAARADLFDLRELAVQAASGGNPVIPLVAALRAAVPADAASVHRGATSQDIVDTAMMLVAARVLPLITADLHETAAALAALASAHRTTAMPGRTLTQHAVPTTFGLKAAGWRSLVLDAADRLGALRLPAQLGGAAGTLAAFAPPALDLPAAYAAELGLAAPDLPWHTLRTPVADLAAALCLTVCALGKLAADVLVGSRTEIGELAEGTGGASSAMPHKANPVRATLIAAAARQAPALNAVVQGGVAAEDERPAGAWHAEWQPLRELLRLAASSAHAAGELTRRLRVFPDRMAANLHLTRGLIASERLAAHIEPVLGREPARRLLERAARQAVDDGTPLVHLLLSDPLLAERVDHAALRSAAGPATYIGAAAALVDRALIRTSATPATTAHHPVRDPA